The following proteins are co-located in the Sulfurospirillum deleyianum DSM 6946 genome:
- the purF gene encoding amidophosphoribosyltransferase: MCAIVGVFDVKHASKIAYYALFAMQHRGQEATGISASDGKKIRTLKDNGLVTEVFNEDKLSFLQGDMAIGHNRYSTAGSDSVRDAQPVAASYKLGDISIVHNGNLINKHEVRSKLIEQGAIFQSSMDTENIIHLIARSQQGKLQDRIIEALHIIKGAYCLLIQSRTKMFAMRDRYGVRPLSIGRFKNGGYIVASETCALDLVDAEFVRDVRPGEMVIFHQGEKEFESIQLFEPDPHVCAFEFIYFARPDSVIEGKNVYAIRKKMGMKLAELAPVEADFVIPVPDSGVSAALGYAQASGIPFEMAIVRNHYVGRTFIEPTQAVRDLKVKLKLSPIHKILEGKKIVVIDDSIVRGTTSRQIVKLLKRAGAAEVHMRIASPTIEHPCLYGIDTPSYKELISANKNVEEVREYIEADSLAFLSIDALKESIGNDMNYSLVSFDGNYFIK; the protein is encoded by the coding sequence ATGTGTGCGATTGTTGGTGTATTTGATGTAAAACATGCTTCCAAGATAGCGTATTATGCTCTTTTTGCGATGCAACATCGTGGTCAAGAGGCGACAGGAATTAGTGCGAGTGATGGTAAAAAAATTCGTACACTCAAAGATAATGGATTGGTAACAGAAGTTTTTAATGAAGATAAACTCTCTTTCTTACAAGGCGATATGGCAATTGGTCACAACCGATATTCAACAGCAGGAAGCGATTCAGTCAGAGATGCTCAACCCGTAGCCGCAAGTTATAAGCTGGGAGATATTTCTATCGTTCATAACGGTAATTTAATTAATAAACATGAAGTGAGAAGTAAACTTATTGAGCAAGGTGCCATTTTTCAATCTTCTATGGATACTGAAAATATTATTCATCTGATCGCAAGAAGTCAACAAGGAAAACTGCAAGATCGCATTATAGAAGCGTTACATATAATTAAAGGTGCTTACTGTCTTTTGATTCAAAGTCGTACCAAAATGTTTGCAATGCGTGATCGTTATGGTGTTCGCCCTCTTTCTATTGGACGCTTTAAAAATGGTGGGTATATTGTTGCGAGTGAAACGTGTGCACTTGATTTGGTCGATGCTGAATTTGTAAGGGATGTACGTCCTGGTGAAATGGTTATTTTTCATCAAGGAGAAAAAGAGTTTGAGAGTATTCAGCTTTTTGAACCTGATCCACATGTTTGTGCCTTTGAATTTATCTATTTTGCACGACCTGATAGTGTTATTGAAGGTAAAAATGTTTATGCAATTCGTAAAAAAATGGGTATGAAACTTGCTGAACTTGCTCCTGTGGAGGCAGATTTTGTAATTCCTGTCCCTGATAGTGGAGTGAGTGCGGCCTTAGGCTATGCTCAAGCGAGTGGAATACCTTTTGAAATGGCAATTGTACGAAACCACTACGTGGGAAGAACATTTATTGAGCCAACACAAGCCGTACGTGATTTGAAAGTAAAACTTAAACTTTCTCCTATTCATAAAATTTTGGAGGGAAAAAAGATTGTGGTTATTGATGATAGTATTGTACGAGGAACAACATCAAGACAAATCGTTAAGCTTCTAAAACGCGCAGGTGCTGCTGAAGTACATATGCGTATAGCTTCTCCTACCATTGAGCATCCATGTTTGTATGGTATTGACACGCCTAGTTACAAAGAACTCATTAGTGCCAATAAAAATGTTGAGGAAGTGCGTGAGTATATTGAAGCGGATTCTTTGGCATTTTTAAGTATTGATGCGCTTAAAGAGAGCATTGGAAACGATATGAATTACTCTTTGGTTAGTTTTGATGGAAACTACTTCATTAAATAA
- a CDS encoding TIGR01212 family radical SAM protein (This family includes YhcC from E. coli K-12, an uncharacterized radical SAM protein.) translates to MRELLTAGRYFRKKFRESVYKIPISISGFTCPNIDGTVARGGCVFCENESFSPNLDHNQPKRFFLHPNSENPYLDFQLIQLEAQYKKTKKILAKKFSAQKFIIYFQSFTNTYAPLDTLKALYTKALSFEGVVGLSIGTRTDSISEEVLAYLSELSKTYEIWIEYGIQSSSDATLKRINRGHDSANIAHYIALTHHYNLKICAHVIFGLPDETPQMALESVKFALGLGVHSFKFHPLYVVERTALANDFKKGHFIPISKESYIQTLVEAIQLLPENVMIQRVSAGIEDTTLLSPSWCYVKHEQMHAIRKALREVGLKY, encoded by the coding sequence ATGCGAGAGCTTTTAACCGCAGGGCGGTATTTTAGAAAAAAATTTAGGGAGAGCGTTTACAAAATCCCCATTTCTATTTCTGGATTTACCTGCCCAAATATAGACGGTACCGTTGCAAGAGGTGGGTGTGTTTTTTGTGAAAATGAGTCTTTTAGCCCAAATTTAGATCACAATCAACCTAAACGATTTTTTCTACACCCAAACTCTGAAAATCCCTATTTAGACTTTCAGCTCATTCAACTCGAAGCACAATATAAAAAAACAAAAAAAATTCTTGCAAAAAAATTTAGTGCACAAAAATTTATTATCTATTTTCAATCCTTTACCAATACCTATGCTCCTCTTGATACCCTTAAAGCTCTCTATACAAAGGCGCTTAGTTTTGAAGGGGTTGTGGGATTAAGCATTGGAACACGTACGGATAGCATTAGTGAAGAAGTGTTAGCGTATTTATCTGAACTCTCTAAGACGTATGAAATATGGATAGAGTATGGTATCCAATCTTCTTCAGACGCTACGTTAAAACGGATTAATCGTGGGCACGATAGCGCTAATATCGCACATTATATTGCATTAACACATCACTATAATCTTAAAATTTGCGCACATGTGATTTTTGGTCTTCCAGATGAGACGCCACAGATGGCATTAGAGAGTGTTAAATTTGCTTTAGGTTTAGGGGTTCATTCCTTTAAATTTCACCCTTTATATGTGGTGGAGCGTACAGCTTTAGCCAATGATTTTAAAAAAGGTCATTTTATTCCCATTTCTAAAGAGTCCTATATTCAGACGCTTGTTGAGGCGATTCAACTTTTACCTGAAAATGTAATGATTCAGCGTGTCAGCGCTGGTATTGAAGATACGACGTTACTCTCTCCTTCGTGGTGCTATGTGAAACACGAGCAAATGCATGCCATTCGTAAGGCTTTGAGAGAAGTAGGATTGAAGTATTAG
- a CDS encoding DUF2393 domain-containing protein — protein MTYLTGLHWMALLIIGSLSILIVLLTLKNTERKALFAPIMANLLITSLLIAFTFYALDKYTKIARLENMVQKKVLINESFSISGQIRNVGKFTIGKCKLEVKIFNASLERIGTDSAIFVPKSAFENFFKRDQLPTIETTKTFLIAENLTEGEMRNFTVFMPYPPAFEKPYTRYELFCH, from the coding sequence GTGACCTATCTAACAGGATTACATTGGATGGCTCTTTTGATTATTGGCTCTCTTTCTATCCTCATAGTACTTCTTACCTTGAAAAATACAGAAAGAAAAGCACTTTTTGCACCTATCATGGCAAATCTTCTTATTACCTCACTCTTGATTGCCTTTACATTTTACGCACTTGATAAATATACTAAAATAGCACGACTTGAAAATATGGTTCAAAAAAAAGTTCTTATTAATGAATCATTTTCTATTTCAGGACAAATTCGTAATGTTGGAAAATTTACAATTGGAAAGTGTAAACTTGAAGTTAAAATTTTCAATGCTTCGCTAGAGCGCATAGGAACAGACTCTGCGATTTTTGTACCTAAATCCGCTTTTGAAAACTTTTTCAAAAGAGATCAACTCCCTACGATTGAAACAACGAAAACTTTTCTGATTGCAGAAAATTTAACAGAGGGTGAAATGCGTAATTTTACAGTGTTTATGCCCTATCCTCCCGCATTTGAAAAGCCCTACACACGTTACGAGCTTTTCTGCCACTAA
- a CDS encoding DUF2393 domain-containing protein: MNINALKLSLLTYFQHLSLYDYLAFGWLCLTFLILIFLAILVAKKSSAFALLIIIVSLLFLGIAPFFIYQKLNTTLRKTETTITLLKKLNFSSSLILETTITNQSKKDFNLCILHASIFKADENISNIKAYLYQLKPLANQSIIIKEFIPQESTLEYRIVFDDFDYSGDINATLKAECY, translated from the coding sequence ATGAACATTAATGCGCTTAAACTCTCACTCTTAACTTATTTCCAACACCTTAGTCTTTATGACTATTTGGCGTTTGGATGGCTATGTCTTACCTTTCTTATCCTGATTTTTTTGGCGATTCTTGTCGCCAAAAAATCCTCAGCCTTTGCGTTACTGATTATTATTGTCTCTCTTCTTTTTCTAGGTATTGCTCCTTTTTTTATCTATCAAAAACTCAATACCACCTTACGCAAAACGGAAACAACCATAACATTATTAAAAAAACTCAATTTTTCTTCTTCTTTAATTTTAGAAACAACCATTACCAATCAATCTAAAAAAGATTTTAACCTCTGTATTTTACACGCTTCTATTTTCAAAGCAGACGAAAATATATCGAATATAAAAGCGTATCTCTATCAATTAAAACCTCTTGCAAATCAGTCGATTATTATTAAAGAATTTATTCCACAAGAAAGTACTCTTGAGTATCGAATAGTTTTCGATGATTTCGATTACAGTGGGGATATAAACGCAACGCTCAAAGCTGAGTGTTATTAA
- the hisIE gene encoding bifunctional phosphoribosyl-AMP cyclohydrolase/phosphoribosyl-ATP diphosphatase HisIE: MSQALLKTIDWTKTPLLPVIAQEARNGDVLMLAYMNEEALMLTLSTGFAHYYSRSRQSLWKKGESSGHVQHVQEAYLDCDSDTLLLKVEQEGVACHTGRSSCFFNRLDKDEAPKEEAKAIQGYSISDTIYHIVQERKHADPKTSYVASLLQKGDNSILKKVVEEAGEFCFAIKDGESKEIIYEAADLMFHTLVALGAKDIHPSLISKELERRLGLSGIEEKNSRNEH, from the coding sequence ATGAGTCAAGCCCTTTTAAAAACTATTGATTGGACAAAAACACCCTTGCTCCCTGTGATCGCACAAGAAGCAAGGAATGGGGATGTTTTGATGTTAGCGTATATGAACGAAGAAGCGCTCATGTTAACACTCTCAACGGGCTTTGCGCATTACTACTCAAGAAGCCGCCAATCTCTTTGGAAAAAAGGAGAAAGCAGTGGACATGTGCAACATGTTCAAGAGGCTTATTTAGATTGTGATAGCGATACATTGCTTCTTAAAGTAGAACAAGAAGGTGTTGCGTGTCATACAGGACGGAGCTCATGCTTTTTTAACCGTCTTGATAAAGATGAAGCCCCGAAAGAAGAAGCCAAAGCAATTCAGGGTTATTCCATCAGTGACACAATTTATCATATTGTTCAAGAGCGTAAACATGCGGATCCAAAAACATCTTATGTTGCCTCTTTGCTTCAAAAAGGTGATAATAGTATCTTAAAAAAAGTTGTTGAAGAAGCGGGTGAATTTTGTTTTGCCATCAAAGATGGAGAATCTAAAGAGATTATTTATGAAGCTGCTGACTTAATGTTTCATACACTCGTTGCACTAGGAGCAAAAGATATTCATCCTTCTTTAATTTCAAAAGAGCTTGAGCGACGCCTTGGTCTAAGTGGCATAGAAGAGAAAAACAGCCGCAATGAACATTAA
- a CDS encoding SPFH domain-containing protein produces MPADLNDYFKKKNGGGNFGGGGDNDNRTPFNVEPPDFMKNFGKASGVVYFLIAVVLIAIFAKPYVIINSGEMGIKATAGKFEPIPMEPGFHLFIPFIQQVFIVDTKVRIMNYSSTEDLGEVVQRGSGIKRNATISVLDARGLPVSIELTVQYKLEPSTAPQTIATWGMSWEDKIINPVVRDVTRSVIGKFNAEELPQKRNEIAVNIEEGIRKAIDAQPGQPVELLTVQLREIVLPAKIKEQIERVQVARQEVERTKYEVERANQEALKRAAEAEGQAKAREINAQGQANALKIEAEAEAYANKKISESISSPLLNLRQIEVQGKFNEALRENKDAKIFLTPGGSTPNIWVDTKDSQKAVSVSK; encoded by the coding sequence ATGCCAGCAGATTTGAACGATTATTTTAAAAAGAAAAACGGTGGAGGGAACTTCGGTGGGGGAGGCGATAATGACAATCGCACACCTTTTAACGTAGAACCTCCCGATTTTATGAAAAATTTTGGCAAAGCTTCAGGGGTGGTCTATTTTCTGATTGCCGTTGTTTTAATTGCTATCTTTGCAAAACCCTATGTCATTATTAACTCAGGTGAAATGGGTATTAAAGCAACTGCGGGTAAATTTGAACCCATCCCTATGGAACCAGGTTTTCATCTTTTTATCCCATTTATCCAACAGGTTTTTATCGTGGATACAAAAGTACGTATTATGAACTACTCTTCCACTGAAGACTTAGGCGAAGTGGTTCAAAGAGGCTCTGGTATCAAACGAAATGCAACTATTTCTGTACTCGATGCAAGAGGTTTACCTGTTTCTATCGAACTAACCGTTCAGTACAAACTCGAACCTTCCACAGCACCTCAAACCATTGCCACATGGGGTATGTCATGGGAAGATAAAATTATTAATCCCGTCGTTCGTGATGTTACACGAAGCGTTATCGGTAAATTCAATGCCGAAGAACTCCCTCAAAAACGTAATGAAATTGCAGTGAATATCGAAGAGGGAATCCGTAAAGCGATTGATGCGCAACCAGGGCAACCTGTTGAATTACTGACCGTGCAACTACGTGAAATTGTCTTGCCTGCCAAAATAAAAGAACAAATTGAGCGTGTTCAAGTCGCACGTCAAGAAGTCGAACGTACCAAATATGAAGTCGAACGTGCTAATCAAGAAGCGCTCAAACGAGCCGCTGAAGCTGAAGGTCAAGCCAAAGCAAGAGAGATTAACGCTCAAGGTCAAGCCAATGCTCTTAAAATTGAAGCCGAAGCAGAAGCCTATGCTAACAAAAAAATTAGCGAAAGTATTTCATCGCCACTTTTAAACCTTCGTCAAATCGAAGTACAAGGCAAATTCAACGAAGCCCTTCGTGAAAATAAAGATGCTAAGATTTTCTTAACACCTGGTGGTTCAACACCGAATATTTGGGTTGATACCAAAGATAGCCAGAAAGCTGTTAGTGTAAGCAAATGA
- a CDS encoding branched-chain amino acid transaminase: protein MDKAQYIWMDGKLVAWDDAKIHILTHTLHYGNGVFEGTRAYMTENGLAIFKLREHTKRLLNSAKITRIKPTFSLEELEKAHIELLKANDFKSNVYIRPLIYLGYGVMGLNHIKAPVNTAIAAWQWGSYLGDEGLENGIRVKISSFVRNPAKSVMGKAKAAANYLNSQMAKYEAIEAGYEEALLLDDEGFIAEGSGECFFIVRNGVLITPPNDTSLESITQATVLDLAKEAGIPIERRRISRDEAYIADEAFFTGTAAEVTPIKDIDNYIIGDGNRGAMTKQLQEAYFDVVYGRNLKYKHLLTYI, encoded by the coding sequence ATGGATAAAGCACAGTACATTTGGATGGATGGCAAATTAGTAGCATGGGATGATGCAAAAATACACATTTTGACCCACACGCTTCATTATGGCAATGGCGTTTTTGAAGGAACACGTGCCTACATGACCGAGAATGGTTTGGCGATTTTTAAGCTTAGAGAACATACAAAGCGTTTACTCAATTCAGCAAAAATCACGCGCATTAAGCCTACTTTTTCACTTGAAGAGTTAGAAAAAGCACACATTGAACTCTTAAAAGCCAATGATTTTAAATCCAATGTCTATATTCGACCGCTTATTTATTTAGGATACGGCGTTATGGGCTTAAATCACATTAAAGCTCCTGTCAACACAGCCATTGCCGCATGGCAGTGGGGAAGCTATTTGGGTGATGAAGGCTTAGAAAACGGCATTCGTGTTAAGATTTCCTCTTTTGTGCGAAACCCAGCAAAATCCGTTATGGGAAAAGCAAAAGCAGCGGCAAACTACCTCAATTCTCAAATGGCAAAATACGAAGCCATCGAAGCAGGATACGAAGAAGCGCTTTTATTGGATGATGAAGGATTTATCGCAGAAGGAAGTGGAGAGTGTTTCTTTATCGTCAGAAATGGCGTTTTAATTACACCACCAAATGATACATCCCTTGAGAGTATCACCCAAGCAACGGTTCTTGATTTAGCCAAAGAGGCGGGTATTCCTATTGAGCGTAGACGCATTAGCCGTGATGAAGCGTATATCGCAGATGAAGCATTTTTTACAGGCACAGCCGCAGAAGTTACGCCTATCAAAGATATTGATAATTACATTATCGGTGATGGAAACCGAGGAGCAATGACCAAACAGCTTCAAGAAGCCTATTTTGATGTTGTTTATGGACGTAATCTAAAATACAAACATCTTTTAACGTATATTTAA
- the bcp gene encoding thioredoxin-dependent thiol peroxidase, with amino-acid sequence MLNRGDIAPAFSLPNQDNVEISLRDLEGKWVVLYFYPKDNTPGCTSEACDFTEALPAFEDLNAVILGISPDSPKSHQNFILKQNLEITLLSDEAKEVAQNYGVWQMKKNYGKEYMGIVRSTFLIDPAGKIAQVWSNVKVKEHANAVKEALVSLQ; translated from the coding sequence ATGTTAAACCGTGGTGATATTGCTCCTGCGTTTAGTTTGCCCAATCAAGACAATGTAGAGATTTCTTTGCGTGATTTGGAAGGGAAATGGGTGGTTCTTTATTTTTATCCCAAAGATAATACTCCTGGATGTACGAGTGAAGCGTGTGATTTTACAGAGGCACTTCCTGCGTTTGAAGATTTAAATGCGGTTATTTTAGGGATTAGTCCTGATAGTCCAAAATCACATCAAAATTTCATTTTGAAACAGAATTTGGAGATTACGCTTCTTTCAGATGAAGCCAAAGAGGTGGCTCAAAATTATGGCGTATGGCAGATGAAAAAAAACTATGGCAAAGAGTATATGGGCATTGTGCGTTCGACATTTTTGATTGACCCTGCTGGGAAAATTGCGCAGGTATGGAGCAATGTAAAAGTAAAAGAACATGCAAACGCTGTGAAAGAGGCGTTAGTATCCTTGCAATAA
- a CDS encoding DUF748 domain-containing protein, whose amino-acid sequence MKKSLKIVLFWLFSLFIFYTLSGFVILPWWTKTYLPSLIKESFQLPLSLEEVTFNPFTFELHVKNIALKDHNESNISTIEHLYVNYEPSFLFKKEFYVKTILVDRPFTNFHIDQNGTFNLLTFFPSSSNEHNATQTSSSLVMPLIIEHVELQKGGIHFKDESVKEPFALDIQPINYVINNLSFYKDDLSIHALKIALQNEEKISLASSISLEPLKFHGELHVDRLPLKDFWRYLLPTLPATLEQGALSLRLPFSMDLSKEVPLLTIDKAEAHLEEIRFLDQTNKVIELPSLKLDGIDFDLQKASIHIQNALIHEAFVDVQLHEHYMPNVARLFSPPATKTATTSQQKGTKEKAWTFALDTLRLTNSALILTDHNVKGAPIHLSGLNATLTSLSSDMNRSIVYELNTSVDKDASLALKGSFVPSTTQLTVELKAKALSLAKVQPYLHPFTTLILKEGLLFSDAKMNASFGKNPLIKISADAELSKLVLLDRFKNTLLQWEKLKMDSIAYASSPASLHVKKISLLKPYVNLDIKKDQTTNFSDILKTQAAQTSPTKTKPSSTTKETPLELLIGDIALQNGSAHFKDASLPIPFATYMTSLNGKFSTLNTQSAKPSVLKLEGKVNKYGYAKIDGSLLPFDFKNRATLKLIFKNLDMKSFTPYSGKFVGYAIKGGKLSMDLSYKIRKGLMEGDNKINLDSLTLGEKIESDEAINVPLGLAIAILKDSRGQIDINLPVSGDMNSPEFRYGSIVWRAIGNLLGSVITSPFKLLGSVLGIETENLTSIDFAAGEFALIGSEEEKMEHYQLILEKRGELKLLITPSFNETIDTQALQENNVTAQIETLTPKGSSEKNSYGRAIEKLFVTYYSKEAYKKELQRYQEEKLDKGAIYERLRSKIAEKITVTPEALTTLANKRATAIRDNLITKHKIAPDRLQIQEPQSSDALREKWVGCAISISN is encoded by the coding sequence ATGAAAAAATCTCTTAAAATTGTTTTATTTTGGCTTTTTTCACTCTTTATTTTCTACACGCTAAGTGGTTTTGTGATTTTACCATGGTGGACAAAAACATACCTTCCTTCCCTTATCAAAGAGTCCTTCCAGTTACCCCTTAGCCTTGAAGAAGTAACCTTCAACCCCTTTACATTCGAGTTACATGTAAAGAATATTGCCCTGAAAGATCATAACGAAAGCAATATAAGCACCATTGAACATCTTTATGTTAATTATGAACCCTCCTTTTTATTTAAAAAAGAGTTTTATGTCAAAACCATTCTTGTAGATCGCCCATTCACGAACTTTCACATTGACCAAAATGGCACATTTAACCTTTTGACCTTCTTTCCTTCTTCTTCGAACGAACACAATGCCACCCAAACATCCTCTTCTTTGGTGATGCCATTGATTATCGAGCATGTTGAATTGCAAAAAGGGGGCATACACTTTAAAGATGAAAGTGTAAAAGAACCCTTTGCTCTTGATATTCAGCCCATTAACTATGTCATTAACAATCTGAGTTTTTACAAAGATGATCTCAGCATCCATGCCTTAAAAATTGCACTCCAAAATGAGGAAAAAATCTCACTTGCGAGCAGTATTTCTCTTGAGCCTTTAAAATTTCATGGAGAGTTACACGTAGATCGTTTACCTTTGAAAGATTTTTGGCGTTATTTGCTTCCTACGCTCCCCGCAACGCTCGAGCAAGGAGCACTGAGTCTTCGCCTTCCTTTTTCCATGGATTTAAGCAAAGAGGTGCCACTACTCACCATAGATAAAGCAGAAGCACACCTAGAAGAGATACGTTTTCTTGATCAAACAAACAAAGTTATTGAACTGCCTTCTTTAAAGCTTGATGGCATAGATTTTGACCTTCAAAAAGCTTCGATTCATATTCAAAATGCTCTTATCCATGAAGCGTTTGTTGATGTACAGTTACACGAACATTATATGCCCAATGTCGCACGACTCTTTTCCCCTCCTGCAACTAAAACAGCTACGACTTCTCAACAAAAGGGTACAAAAGAAAAGGCATGGACTTTTGCATTGGATACGCTTCGTTTAACCAACAGCGCCCTGATATTGACCGATCACAATGTTAAAGGTGCGCCCATTCATCTCTCAGGACTAAATGCTACGTTGACTTCCCTTAGCAGTGATATGAATCGCTCTATCGTCTATGAGCTTAATACCTCCGTCGATAAAGATGCTTCCCTAGCACTCAAAGGTTCTTTTGTTCCCTCAACGACACAACTTACTGTAGAACTCAAAGCCAAAGCGCTCTCCCTAGCAAAAGTTCAACCCTATCTCCATCCTTTTACCACGCTGATTTTAAAAGAAGGATTGCTCTTCAGTGACGCTAAAATGAATGCCTCATTTGGCAAAAATCCTCTGATTAAAATCAGCGCAGACGCAGAGCTCTCAAAACTCGTTCTCTTAGATCGTTTTAAAAACACCCTTTTACAGTGGGAAAAACTCAAGATGGACTCCATTGCTTACGCATCTTCGCCAGCCTCTTTACATGTAAAGAAAATTTCTCTTCTTAAACCGTATGTTAATTTGGATATTAAAAAAGATCAAACTACCAATTTCTCAGATATACTCAAAACACAAGCAGCACAAACATCCCCTACAAAAACCAAACCTTCCTCTACTACCAAAGAGACGCCTTTAGAACTGCTCATCGGTGATATTGCCCTTCAAAACGGTAGCGCACACTTTAAAGACGCTTCCTTACCCATTCCTTTTGCAACCTACATGACAAGCCTAAATGGCAAATTTTCAACACTCAATACCCAAAGCGCAAAGCCTTCTGTTCTTAAATTGGAAGGCAAGGTTAACAAGTATGGCTATGCGAAAATTGATGGTTCGCTTTTGCCTTTTGACTTTAAAAATCGAGCAACCCTAAAACTCATCTTTAAAAATCTTGATATGAAATCTTTCACCCCTTATTCAGGAAAATTTGTCGGTTATGCCATTAAGGGAGGAAAACTCTCTATGGATCTCTCCTATAAAATTCGAAAAGGCTTAATGGAGGGAGACAATAAAATCAATCTTGACTCTCTTACCTTAGGTGAAAAAATCGAAAGTGATGAAGCGATTAACGTACCTTTAGGTCTTGCCATTGCGATTTTAAAAGATTCCCGTGGTCAAATTGATATCAATCTTCCTGTCAGTGGTGATATGAATAGTCCAGAGTTTCGTTATGGAAGCATTGTGTGGCGTGCGATTGGAAATTTACTGGGCAGTGTCATTACTTCTCCCTTTAAGCTTTTAGGCTCTGTACTGGGCATTGAAACCGAAAATCTAACCAGCATTGACTTTGCGGCTGGCGAGTTTGCGCTCATCGGGTCAGAAGAAGAGAAGATGGAACACTACCAACTTATTTTAGAAAAAAGAGGCGAACTTAAACTCCTCATTACACCTAGCTTCAATGAAACCATCGACACACAAGCCCTTCAAGAGAACAATGTCACTGCACAAATTGAAACTTTGACACCCAAAGGAAGCAGTGAAAAAAATAGTTATGGACGAGCTATCGAAAAACTTTTTGTCACCTACTACTCAAAAGAGGCTTATAAAAAAGAGCTTCAACGCTATCAAGAGGAAAAACTTGACAAAGGGGCTATTTATGAGCGTTTAAGAAGTAAAATTGCTGAAAAAATCACGGTTACTCCTGAAGCATTAACGACCCTTGCAAACAAACGAGCAACAGCAATTCGAGACAATCTTATCACCAAACATAAAATTGCCCCTGATCGACTCCAGATACAAGAACCTCAAAGCAGCGATGCATTACGTGAAAAATGGGTGGGATGCGCTATCTCGATTAGCAACTAA
- a CDS encoding epoxyqueuosine reductase QueH, which yields MLVHICCSVDSHFFLKKLAQKYPQESLQAFFYDPNIHPFSEYRLRLLDVKRSCQTLGIVLHEGAYNYEGWLEAVRGFENEPEKGKRCTICFDNRLEETAKKALELGENVITTTLLTSPKKSLSQLENALATIARKYGLESVAPDFRKQGGTQEQFALAKEAMLYHQDYCGCSFALRVQREQQKRWVDELSSPLRPQVLPSSIEERIALYEKVMDYEAEATPFRLMREKFLNYRLLRGWVRKSEGSVLPSYILFYSTCKKERIKSKIEFIAEGVGYFAKEEARFLSLECFNAIAHARYDSVKEMLQNPPTIACEIRVREAICGRFSFSLSPLIVLDEVEMGGYELCVESKSYPDIRENLVLIG from the coding sequence ATGCTTGTTCACATTTGTTGCTCTGTTGATAGTCACTTTTTTTTGAAAAAATTAGCGCAAAAATACCCTCAAGAATCCTTACAAGCTTTTTTTTATGACCCAAATATTCATCCTTTTAGTGAGTATCGTTTACGTCTGTTAGATGTCAAACGTAGTTGTCAAACATTGGGGATTGTTTTGCATGAGGGTGCGTACAATTATGAGGGATGGTTAGAGGCGGTACGAGGATTTGAAAATGAACCTGAAAAAGGCAAACGTTGTACGATTTGTTTTGATAACAGGTTAGAAGAAACAGCGAAAAAAGCCCTAGAATTAGGCGAAAATGTGATAACAACGACATTGCTAACAAGTCCTAAAAAATCACTTTCACAGTTAGAAAATGCGTTAGCGACGATTGCTAGGAAGTATGGATTGGAAAGTGTTGCGCCTGATTTTCGAAAACAAGGTGGAACCCAAGAACAATTTGCTTTAGCTAAAGAGGCAATGCTCTATCATCAAGATTATTGTGGGTGCTCGTTTGCGCTTCGTGTTCAAAGAGAACAGCAAAAGAGGTGGGTAGATGAACTCAGTTCTCCTCTAAGACCTCAAGTGCTTCCTTCCTCCATTGAAGAACGTATCGCATTGTATGAAAAAGTGATGGATTATGAAGCAGAAGCGACTCCATTTCGATTGATGCGTGAGAAGTTCTTAAACTACCGTTTGCTTCGAGGATGGGTGAGAAAAAGTGAAGGAAGTGTTCTGCCAAGTTATATTTTGTTTTACTCTACATGTAAAAAAGAGCGTATCAAATCTAAGATAGAGTTTATCGCCGAAGGGGTTGGTTATTTTGCCAAAGAAGAGGCTCGGTTTCTTTCATTAGAGTGTTTTAATGCCATTGCACATGCCAGATATGATTCGGTGAAAGAGATGTTACAAAATCCCCCAACCATAGCGTGTGAGATACGTGTAAGAGAGGCAATCTGTGGGAGATTTTCTTTTTCTCTAAGCCCTTTGATTGTGTTGGATGAGGTTGAAATGGGAGGCTATGAACTCTGCGTTGAGAGCAAGAGTTATCCTGACATTAGAGAAAATTTAGTATTAATTGGCTAA